A genomic stretch from Erwinia sp. E_sp_B01_1 includes:
- the argF gene encoding ornithine carbamoyltransferase gives MSQLYQRHFLRLLDFTPAELTAFLALASTLKTDKQNGEEVQHLKGKNIALIFEKDSTRTRCSFEVAAYDQGANVTYLGPSGSQIGHKESMKDTARVLGRMYHGIQYRGHGQALVESLAEHAGVPVWNGLTNEFHPTQLLADLLTMQEHLPEKAFSQMTFAYVGDAHNNMGNTMMEAAALTGLDLRLVAPKGCWPDPALVEECRKAAVKTGGKITLTEDIAEGVKGADFIYTDVWVSMGEPKEVWQERIELLRAYQVNSAMLALTGNPKVKFLHCLPAFHDDQTTLGQQMAEQYDLHGGMEVTDEVFESAHSVVFDQAENRLHTIKAVMVATLSNSH, from the coding sequence ATGAGTCAGTTATATCAACGTCATTTTCTCAGGCTTCTGGATTTCACCCCCGCAGAACTTACCGCTTTCCTTGCGCTGGCCTCCACGCTGAAAACAGATAAACAGAATGGCGAAGAAGTTCAGCACCTGAAAGGCAAGAATATTGCGCTCATCTTCGAAAAAGACTCGACCCGCACGCGATGCTCTTTCGAAGTTGCCGCTTACGATCAGGGTGCCAACGTCACTTATCTCGGCCCAAGCGGCAGCCAGATTGGTCATAAAGAGTCGATGAAAGATACCGCCCGCGTTCTGGGCCGCATGTATCACGGCATCCAGTACCGTGGCCACGGTCAGGCGCTGGTTGAATCCCTGGCTGAACATGCTGGCGTACCGGTCTGGAACGGCCTGACTAACGAATTCCACCCGACTCAGCTGCTGGCAGATTTACTGACCATGCAGGAGCATCTGCCGGAAAAAGCGTTCAGCCAGATGACGTTTGCCTATGTGGGTGATGCTCACAACAACATGGGTAACACCATGATGGAAGCCGCCGCGCTGACAGGACTGGATTTACGCCTGGTTGCCCCTAAGGGTTGCTGGCCCGATCCGGCTCTGGTTGAAGAATGCCGTAAAGCCGCAGTGAAGACCGGCGGTAAAATCACCCTGACCGAAGATATTGCTGAAGGCGTAAAGGGCGCAGACTTTATCTACACCGACGTTTGGGTATCGATGGGTGAACCGAAAGAAGTGTGGCAGGAGCGGATTGAGCTGCTGCGCGCCTATCAGGTGAACAGCGCCATGCTGGCGCTGACCGGTAATCCAAAGGTGAAATTCCTGCACTGCCTGCCCGCTTTCCACGATGACCAGACCACGCTGGGCCAGCAGATGGCTGAGCAGTACGATCTGCACGGCGGCATGGAAGTCACCGACGAGGTGTTCGAATCTGCCCACAGCGTGGTGTTCGATCAGGCGGAAAACCGTTTGCACACCATCAAAGCGGTGATGGTTGCCAC